From a single Calothrix sp. NIES-2098 genomic region:
- a CDS encoding GCN5-related N-acetyltransferase — translation MPEQLLPGYSIRLGSSLDRALLVKFMQRSYQDIFPQGDFSHLAQTVEQYFSSQTPLWWVDEDRGAFSTLSPVACLWVGNAIDQVSGNRHPHIFLLYVVPEHRRRGIGTALMKYLENWAIKRGDRQIGLQVFQSNQPALNLYNQLGYQTQSLWMVKSLNIEK, via the coding sequence TTGCCTGAGCAACTGCTACCAGGGTACAGTATTCGCCTTGGCTCCTCCTTGGATCGGGCGCTACTAGTCAAGTTCATGCAACGGAGTTACCAGGATATTTTTCCCCAAGGGGACTTCTCCCATCTCGCCCAAACAGTCGAGCAATACTTCTCTAGTCAAACGCCTTTGTGGTGGGTAGATGAGGATAGGGGAGCATTTTCTACCTTGTCCCCCGTTGCTTGTCTCTGGGTAGGAAATGCCATAGATCAAGTTAGTGGAAATCGCCATCCTCATATCTTCTTGCTCTACGTTGTGCCAGAACATCGACGGCGGGGTATTGGTACAGCGTTGATGAAATATCTAGAAAATTGGGCAATTAAAAGAGGCGATCGCCAAATTGGGTTACAAGTATTTCAATCAAACCAACCAGCATTGAATCTTTACAATCAACTTGGTTATCAAACCCAATCCCTGTGGATGGTAAAATCACTCAATATAGAAAAATAA